A part of Campylobacter magnus genomic DNA contains:
- the modB gene encoding molybdate ABC transporter permease subunit, which translates to MDFSPFYLSFKLAFISTVILLVFCVPLAYFLSRVSFKGKSIIEAIISLPLVLPPSVLGFYILVFLSPYSAIGSFFEEHFGIRLVFNFTGLVIASCIYSLPFMFAPLLGAFNSLPKNIIEASYTLGKGRITTMLKIALPNIKPSLLNAIIISFAHTLGEFGVVLIIGGSLSRETKVASIAIYEATEMLDFTTAHIYSGIMLAISFFVLFCVYFLTKKMKKD; encoded by the coding sequence ATGGATTTTAGCCCTTTTTATCTCTCATTTAAACTAGCTTTTATTAGCACGGTGATTTTACTGGTTTTTTGCGTGCCACTAGCGTATTTTCTAAGCCGCGTTAGCTTTAAAGGAAAAAGCATTATAGAAGCTATTATTTCACTACCTCTCGTGCTGCCGCCATCGGTGCTTGGCTTTTATATTTTAGTTTTTCTCTCGCCTTATTCAGCCATAGGCTCTTTTTTTGAAGAGCACTTTGGCATTAGGTTAGTTTTTAATTTCACTGGTCTTGTTATAGCTAGCTGTATTTACTCGCTACCTTTTATGTTTGCGCCGCTTTTAGGGGCTTTTAACTCTTTGCCAAAAAACATCATCGAAGCTAGCTACACTCTTGGCAAAGGACGCATCACCACCATGCTAAAAATCGCTTTGCCAAATATCAAGCCAAGTCTATTAAATGCTATTATAATAAGCTTTGCACATACTTTAGGTGAGTTTGGCGTAGTGCTTATCATAGGTGGGTCTTTAAGCAGAGAGACAAAAGTAGCTAGCATTGCTATTTACGAAGCTACTGAAATGCTTGATTTTACAACCGCTCATATCTACTCAGGCATAATGCTAGCAATTAGCTTTTTTGTGCTATTTTGTGTATATTTTCTTACAAAAAAGATGAAAAAAGATTAA
- a CDS encoding copper chaperone PCu(A)C has translation MKKFVLSIASIAAVFGADVEIDGAYARASIPNVPNSAAFFVIKNNSDKDIAITSANSDIAEKNELHTHIKENQMLKMMKIEKLVVPAKSSLELKSGGDHVMLIGLKKELKAGDEISLELSFSDGDKKSIKVPVKDLASTMHKMQH, from the coding sequence ATGAAAAAGTTTGTTTTAAGTATAGCTAGCATTGCTGCTGTCTTTGGCGCAGATGTTGAAATAGATGGAGCTTACGCAAGGGCAAGCATACCAAATGTGCCTAACTCGGCTGCTTTTTTTGTGATAAAAAATAATAGCGACAAAGATATCGCAATAACTAGCGCAAATAGCGATATAGCCGAAAAAAATGAGCTTCACACTCACATAAAAGAAAATCAAATGTTGAAAATGATGAAAATAGAAAAGCTTGTAGTGCCTGCAAAATCAAGCTTGGAGCTAAAAAGTGGTGGCGATCATGTAATGCTAATTGGGCTAAAAAAAGAGCTAAAAGCAGGCGATGAAATAAGCTTGGAGCTAAGCTTTAGCGATGGTGATAAAAAAAGCATCAAAGTGCCTGTAAAAGACCTAGCAAGCACTATGCATAAAATGCAGCACTAA
- a CDS encoding TOBE domain-containing protein has translation MILQSQLKITLENGVSLSNDDIELLKALKECGSIIKTAKNMKISYKTAWDALNKINKNSELFTSKKNQGCTLNEKALELINKCEQIKKAQNFLVQKMLEKNINLEYISRIPLKLSAKNQLKVKILEINESIVNTDIIATLSTNEILKAKITKSSQKELGLKVGDEVIFIFKAPSLMIKKQDFSKLILPNLIKAKITSAIIGSQNCQITALTSDKQNLTAIIPNDVTMDLRLAVNDEIGVIIDPKDIIIGI, from the coding sequence ATGATATTGCAAAGCCAGCTAAAAATAACTCTAGAAAACGGCGTTAGCCTTAGTAATGATGATATAGAACTACTAAAAGCTCTAAAAGAGTGTGGCAGCATCATAAAAACAGCTAAAAATATGAAAATATCATATAAAACAGCATGGGATGCTCTAAATAAAATAAACAAAAATAGCGAACTTTTTACTAGCAAAAAAAATCAAGGTTGTACTCTAAATGAAAAAGCCTTAGAGCTAATTAATAAATGCGAACAGATAAAAAAGGCTCAAAATTTTTTAGTCCAAAAAATGCTAGAAAAAAATATAAATTTAGAATATATATCTAGAATTCCTTTAAAACTAAGTGCGAAAAATCAGCTAAAAGTAAAAATACTAGAAATTAATGAAAGTATTGTAAATACTGATATAATAGCCACTTTAAGCACAAACGAAATTCTAAAAGCAAAAATCACAAAATCTAGCCAAAAAGAACTTGGGCTAAAGGTAGGTGATGAAGTAATATTCATCTTTAAAGCTCCAAGCCTAATGATAAAAAAACAAGATTTTTCAAAACTTATATTGCCAAATCTCATAAAAGCAAAAATCACCTCAGCAATCATAGGTTCGCAAAACTGCCAAATAACCGCACTTACAAGTGATAAACAAAATTTAACTGCCATCATACCAAATGATGTAACAATGGATCTGCGCCTAGCGGTAAATGATGAAATAGGCGTAATAATAGACCCAAAAGATATAATAATAGGAATATAA
- a CDS encoding MlaA family lipoprotein: protein MKAFMLSLLLFLSAFCAEVENTSNNDFSDFSTEFNKAEVFDPLSGYNRFMTGFNNSLYYAFFRPVFKGYNAVVPEPAKKGVSNFFYNLFFPIRFVGNILQFRFMDATDELFSFAINTTFGVAGLFEVANTHFNIPRHDEDIAQAFGHWGIGSGFPIVLPIIGQSNLRDSVGLVAEFFINPISYADGWAGGHAWKNSFIGPGMGAGYILNEGGTNPDEYRILTKDAIDLYPFLRDTYEQRRNAQIKE from the coding sequence ATGAAGGCATTTATGCTCTCTTTGCTGCTGTTTTTATCGGCTTTTTGTGCTGAGGTAGAAAATACTTCAAATAATGATTTTAGCGATTTTAGCACCGAGTTTAATAAGGCTGAGGTTTTTGATCCATTAAGTGGCTATAACCGTTTTATGACCGGCTTTAATAATTCTTTGTATTATGCTTTTTTTAGACCAGTTTTTAAAGGCTATAACGCAGTAGTGCCAGAACCTGCTAAAAAGGGCGTTTCAAACTTTTTTTATAATTTATTTTTCCCTATCCGCTTTGTAGGAAATATCTTACAATTTCGCTTTATGGATGCCACAGATGAGCTTTTTTCTTTTGCTATAAATACGACTTTTGGAGTAGCTGGGCTTTTTGAGGTGGCAAATACTCATTTTAATATACCAAGGCATGATGAAGATATCGCTCAAGCCTTTGGCCATTGGGGCATAGGCTCTGGTTTTCCTATTGTGCTACCTATCATCGGTCAAAGCAACCTTAGAGATAGCGTAGGACTAGTGGCCGAGTTTTTTATAAATCCTATAAGTTATGCTGATGGATGGGCTGGCGGACATGCGTGGAAAAACAGCTTCATAGGCCCTGGCATGGGTGCTGGCTACATACTAAACGAAGGTGGCACAAACCCTGATGAGTATAGAATTCTAACAAAAGATGCTATTGATCTTTATCCATTTTTGCGTGATACTTACGAACAAAGACGCAATGCTCAAATAAAAGAATAG
- a CDS encoding MlaC/ttg2D family ABC transporter substrate-binding protein: MKKIFLKLLFALGILEFLVILPLSALELGTIKPKLNVDLRKAVEILATQKSLKEKESELFAIFDEYFDYALMARLALGEAYKGLNDEQKKRFESAFVARLKFSFSEKLGLYTNQSIEITGDESPNPKRYFIHAQIKGENEVYKIIFKFHKKAENEYLLYDIDIVGVSIIQTYRAQFEDLKNAGFDEILARINAKNAIDEAGKK; encoded by the coding sequence ATGAAAAAAATATTTTTAAAACTACTTTTTGCCTTAGGAATTCTAGAATTCCTAGTGATTTTGCCACTATCTGCGCTTGAACTTGGTACTATAAAACCTAAGCTAAATGTTGACTTGAGAAAGGCCGTGGAGATTTTAGCTACGCAAAAAAGCTTAAAAGAAAAGGAAAGCGAGCTTTTTGCTATTTTTGATGAGTATTTTGACTATGCGCTTATGGCTAGATTAGCACTTGGAGAGGCTTATAAGGGCTTGAATGATGAGCAAAAAAAGCGTTTTGAGAGTGCTTTTGTAGCAAGGCTTAAGTTTTCTTTTAGCGAAAAGCTAGGACTTTATACAAATCAAAGCATAGAAATCACAGGTGATGAGAGCCCAAATCCTAAAAGATACTTCATCCACGCACAAATAAAAGGCGAAAATGAAGTTTATAAAATCATTTTTAAGTTTCACAAAAAAGCTGAAAATGAGTATTTACTCTATGATATAGATATTGTGGGCGTTAGCATCATCCAAACATACAGAGCGCAGTTTGAGGATCTAAAAAACGCTGGTTTTGATGAAATACTAGCTAGGATAAATGCCAAAAACGCCATTGATGAAGCTGGCAAAAAATAA
- a CDS encoding asparagine synthase-related protein has protein sequence MPWQIITNLEFPSGIPKFPSVEILEFLENLEFLSEKSIAKNLANLQKTFIAHNAKTGEYFAARALFCHKGIYYFFDGKDFKISKSKNELLKGIKKELDLSALSEYLSFMSAKKSFFKSVFELRAGEYLRYKNGKLKKGVFDSLKGVGILDCDEKNLEFLKSRILTTLEKQISLYHSQNPCALLSGGLDSSLLTALFARQSKQKVQAFNLAFLDAPHYDESEFARTAADFIGCKLHSVNLAKKDFLDTFYASDFNAEPLADSASIALRFLCEKIASHGHSVAFSAEGADECFLGYDLYFRVLEFYRYDLPQARYPLISKDSEYLRRKALGLPIYGGFCEVFTRYQKELLFADCKDFSIDEPILAYQNNYKELRQMRYTDFRIASEGIVARKLGAMSDLVEIKTPFFALAKLALSLENPSPNYKPKELLKSIAKEQGLLSDEIIYRKKKGLSTPFLEWVLKEMDASSEILKANKILGFALFSKVFVRELERKARRGRFKQHLWSLLCFVRWLERHFG, from the coding sequence ATGCCTTGGCAAATCATAACTAATCTAGAATTCCCTAGCGGAATTCCAAAATTCCCTAGCGTAGAAATTCTAGAATTCCTAGAAAATCTAGAATTCTTGAGTGAAAAAAGCATAGCAAAAAATCTAGCAAATCTACAAAAAACCTTCATAGCTCATAATGCAAAAACTGGCGAGTATTTCGCTGCAAGAGCGCTTTTTTGCCATAAAGGTATTTATTATTTTTTTGATGGTAAAGATTTTAAGATTTCTAAGAGCAAAAACGAGCTTTTAAAAGGCATTAAAAAAGAGCTTGATTTAAGCGCTTTGAGTGAGTATTTAAGCTTTATGTCTGCAAAAAAAAGCTTTTTTAAATCAGTTTTTGAACTTAGGGCTGGGGAGTATTTGCGCTACAAAAACGGCAAGCTAAAAAAAGGCGTTTTTGATAGCTTAAAAGGCGTGGGAATTCTAGATTGTGATGAGAAAAATCTAGAATTCCTAAAATCTAGAATTCTTACTACCCTAGAAAAACAAATCAGCCTTTATCACAGCCAAAATCCTTGCGCCTTGCTCTCTGGCGGGCTTGATTCATCCTTGCTAACAGCACTTTTTGCTAGGCAAAGCAAGCAAAAAGTTCAGGCTTTTAACCTAGCTTTTTTAGACGCTCCGCACTATGATGAGAGTGAGTTTGCTAGGACTGCGGCTGATTTTATAGGCTGCAAGCTTCATAGTGTGAATTTAGCTAAAAAGGACTTTTTGGATACTTTTTATGCTAGTGATTTTAATGCCGAACCCCTAGCTGATAGTGCTAGTATTGCCTTGCGCTTTTTGTGCGAAAAAATCGCTAGCCACGGACACAGCGTAGCATTTTCAGCTGAGGGGGCAGATGAGTGCTTTTTGGGCTATGATCTTTATTTTAGAGTGCTTGAGTTTTACCGCTACGACCTGCCCCAAGCTCGCTACCCACTTATCTCAAAAGACAGCGAGTACCTGCGCAGAAAGGCTTTAGGTTTGCCTATTTATGGCGGATTTTGTGAGGTTTTTACTCGCTATCAAAAAGAACTGCTTTTTGCTGATTGTAAGGATTTTAGCATTGATGAGCCGATTTTAGCATATCAAAATAATTACAAAGAACTACGCCAAATGCGATACACGGATTTTCGCATTGCAAGCGAGGGCATAGTAGCTAGAAAGCTTGGTGCTATGAGCGATTTAGTGGAGATTAAAACGCCCTTTTTTGCGCTAGCAAAACTTGCTTTAAGCCTTGAAAATCCAAGCCCTAATTATAAGCCAAAAGAGCTTTTAAAAAGCATAGCAAAAGAACAAGGGCTTTTAAGCGATGAGATAATTTATAGAAAGAAAAAAGGGCTTAGCACGCCGTTTTTAGAGTGGGTGCTAAAAGAAATGGATGCTAGTAGCGAGATTTTAAAGGCAAATAAAATTTTAGGCTTTGCGCTTTTTAGCAAAGTTTTTGTACGTGAGCTAGAGCGCAAGGCTAGGCGTGGACGCTTTAAACAGCATTTATGGTCTTTGCTTTGTTTTGTTCGTTGGCTAGAGCGGCACTTTGGCTAA
- the modA gene encoding molybdate ABC transporter substrate-binding protein → MKKILLFTLFAAICFAAQLKVAAAANLSFVLNEIKDEFIKTHPNDEISITFGSSGKLVSQIKNGALYDVFLSADMGFSEALIKDNFSADEASAIYAKGKIAMFSTRGFETCSDLKCLKNPKIKSIIIANPKLAPYGKASEQAFKNAGVYEDIKDKIIKAGSIGEALSQSLSAGDVGFVALSALKSEKLKEWQNAYKPVDSSLYEPISQGMIKLKNSPNPKLAKKFYDFILSDKAKEIFKKYGYEI, encoded by the coding sequence ATGAAAAAAATCTTGCTTTTTACTCTTTTTGCTGCTATTTGCTTTGCTGCCCAGCTAAAAGTAGCTGCTGCTGCTAATCTAAGCTTTGTGCTAAATGAGATAAAAGATGAGTTCATAAAAACTCATCCAAACGATGAAATAAGCATAACTTTTGGCTCATCTGGCAAGCTTGTTAGCCAGATAAAAAATGGGGCTCTTTATGATGTATTTCTCTCAGCTGATATGGGCTTTAGCGAGGCTTTGATAAAAGATAATTTTAGCGCTGATGAAGCAAGTGCAATCTACGCAAAAGGCAAAATAGCAATGTTTAGCACAAGGGGCTTTGAGACTTGTAGCGATCTAAAATGCCTAAAAAACCCAAAAATAAAAAGCATAATAATCGCAAATCCGAAGCTAGCACCTTATGGCAAAGCTAGCGAGCAGGCTTTTAAAAACGCAGGTGTATATGAAGATATCAAAGATAAAATCATAAAAGCTGGCTCAATCGGTGAGGCTCTAAGCCAAAGTCTAAGCGCTGGTGATGTGGGCTTTGTAGCACTCTCAGCACTAAAAAGTGAAAAGCTAAAAGAGTGGCAAAACGCCTACAAACCCGTTGATAGCAGTCTTTATGAGCCGATTTCTCAAGGCATGATTAAGCTAAAAAATAGCCCAAATCCCAAACTAGCAAAGAAATTTTATGATTTTATTTTAAGCGATAAAGCCAAAGAAATATTTAAAAAATATGGTTATGAAATCTAG
- a CDS encoding efflux RND transporter permease subunit — MNKSDKIKQKLARILVSAPKLSLALALILCAFLCAFVPKLAIDASTQTLLLENDKDLELWRDITKRYKIPNTLVIAYTPNSDLLSKSSISTLAALSKDLAQIKGVKSVFSMLDAPLLLSSGLKFSDLLGTIPTLKDSNASKEAIKAEFLSSPFYKNSLVSSDFKTTALLLTLEPNPGYNEFISSITALENTLKTAENNATVKTLLKEQRAAFKAYRDELRVAEHEQITQIRQVIAKYNQNSQSRIPHQDEFSNSQNGIPYQDEFPSSQLFLGGINMIADDMIAFVKSDLATYGLATLLLCSLCLFVYYLQLRYVFLAIFICLVCVGAASGLFGLLGFEITVISSNYIALQLIITLSVVIHLINSYREFLRKKSSFSQKAIVYLALKERMSPCFFAIFTTIIGFISLVFSDIRPIISLGVMMSASITLSLIFSFWLFGSIMSLLSKKSVNTAFERYFSLTTLCAKIALNLRARKVVFAISALGLCVGLWGISKLSVENSFIGYFKENTDIYKGMELIDNKLGGTVPLDIIISFKKDKKEPRNSSLDDEFADEFASSDAAQYWFNERRMSVLKSVNEYLKNKEFIGSVSSLADLLEVGKELNEGRELDALALALIYSSLSGERRELILTPFVSIENDELHFSVRTLDSDPRLKRAEFLSTLQNELNELVGENAQVKISGAMKLYTNMLDSLFSSQINSLGFVLLAFFATFWLIFASLRLAIIAICINILPLICVLGAMGLAGLSLDIMSITIGSISLGIGVDSAIHYIYRYKRELAHFKDSKKAIIASHASIGYALYYTSFAVFIGFGVMISSNFWPTIYFGALTDLVMFFMLASSLILLPSLLLSQSAALANEQNKAKTINAV; from the coding sequence ATGAACAAAAGCGATAAAATCAAGCAAAAACTAGCTAGAATTCTAGTATCTGCGCCTAAGTTATCTTTGGCTTTGGCTCTTATTTTATGCGCTTTTTTATGTGCCTTTGTGCCAAAACTAGCAATTGATGCTTCCACCCAAACTCTGCTTTTAGAAAATGATAAAGACTTAGAGCTCTGGCGTGATATAACAAAAAGATATAAAATCCCAAACACGCTGGTAATTGCCTACACACCAAACTCTGATTTACTTAGCAAAAGTAGCATTAGCACGCTTGCTGCGCTTAGCAAAGACCTAGCGCAGATTAAGGGTGTAAAGAGCGTATTTAGCATGCTTGATGCGCCACTTTTGCTTAGCTCAGGGCTAAAATTTTCTGATTTATTAGGTACAATCCCTACGCTAAAAGACAGCAACGCTAGCAAAGAAGCGATAAAAGCTGAGTTTTTAAGCTCACCTTTTTATAAAAACTCGCTTGTAAGTAGCGATTTTAAAACCACAGCACTTTTGCTAACCTTAGAGCCAAATCCTGGGTATAACGAGTTTATCTCTAGTATAACTGCGCTAGAAAACACGCTAAAAACCGCTGAAAACAACGCCACAGTAAAAACTCTGCTAAAAGAGCAAAGAGCTGCTTTTAAAGCCTACAGAGATGAGCTAAGAGTAGCAGAACACGAGCAAATCACACAAATTCGCCAAGTAATCGCTAAATATAATCAAAATTCACAATCTAGAATTCCCCACCAAGATGAATTCTCAAATTCACAAAACGGAATTCCGTACCAAGATGAATTCCCAAGCTCACAGCTATTTTTAGGCGGTATAAATATGATAGCTGATGATATGATAGCCTTTGTTAAAAGTGATCTTGCTACTTATGGGCTAGCTACTTTGCTTTTGTGTTCGCTTTGCCTTTTTGTTTATTATTTACAGCTTCGCTATGTTTTTTTAGCTATTTTTATTTGCTTAGTGTGTGTTGGCGCAGCTAGCGGGCTTTTTGGCTTGCTTGGCTTTGAGATTACGGTGATTTCTAGCAACTACATCGCCTTACAGCTTATTATCACGCTCTCGGTTGTGATCCACCTTATAAACTCATATAGGGAATTCTTGCGTAAAAAAAGCTCTTTTAGCCAAAAAGCTATCGTTTATTTAGCCTTAAAAGAGCGTATGAGTCCTTGCTTTTTTGCGATTTTTACTACGATTATTGGCTTTATTTCGCTAGTTTTTAGTGATATTCGTCCTATTATCAGCCTTGGGGTGATGATGAGTGCTTCTATTACGCTTTCGCTTATCTTTAGCTTTTGGCTTTTTGGCTCTATTATGAGTTTACTTAGCAAAAAGAGCGTAAATACAGCCTTTGAGCGGTATTTTTCTCTTACAACATTGTGCGCAAAAATCGCTTTAAATCTTAGAGCTCGCAAGGTGGTTTTTGCTATCAGCGCACTTGGGCTTTGCGTAGGGCTTTGGGGCATAAGCAAGCTTAGCGTAGAAAACAGCTTCATAGGGTATTTTAAAGAAAACACTGATATTTATAAAGGCATGGAGCTAATAGACAATAAGCTTGGTGGCACCGTGCCGCTTGATATAATAATCAGCTTTAAAAAAGATAAAAAAGAGCCTAGGAATTCTAGTTTAGACGATGAGTTTGCTGATGAGTTTGCTAGTAGTGATGCTGCTCAGTATTGGTTTAATGAACGGCGCATGAGCGTGCTAAAAAGTGTTAATGAATATCTAAAAAACAAAGAGTTCATAGGCTCAGTTAGCTCGCTGGCTGATTTGTTAGAGGTTGGCAAAGAGCTAAATGAGGGCAGAGAGCTTGATGCGCTTGCGCTTGCGCTTATTTATTCTAGTCTTAGTGGAGAGCGCAGAGAGCTTATTTTGACGCCTTTTGTAAGTATTGAAAATGACGAGCTGCATTTTAGCGTGCGAACCCTTGATAGCGACCCGCGCCTAAAAAGAGCAGAGTTTTTAAGTACTTTACAAAATGAACTAAATGAGCTTGTAGGTGAGAACGCCCAGGTAAAAATCTCAGGGGCAATGAAGCTTTATACAAATATGCTAGACTCACTTTTTAGCTCTCAAATAAATAGCCTTGGCTTTGTTTTGTTAGCATTTTTTGCGACATTTTGGCTGATTTTTGCCTCGCTTAGACTAGCGATAATTGCGATTTGTATAAATATCTTGCCACTTATTTGCGTGCTTGGAGCTATGGGCTTAGCTGGGCTTAGCCTAGATATCATGAGCATAACCATAGGCTCAATCAGCCTTGGCATAGGCGTAGATAGCGCAATCCACTATATCTACCGCTACAAGCGAGAACTAGCGCATTTTAAAGATAGCAAAAAAGCAATCATCGCAAGCCACGCTAGCATAGGATATGCGCTGTACTATACTAGCTTTGCTGTATTTATAGGCTTTGGGGTTATGATTAGTAGCAACTTTTGGCCTACTATTTATTTTGGAGCTCTCACAGATTTAGTTATGTTTTTTATGCTAGCATCATCTTTGATTTTGCTGCCTTCACTTTTGCTTAGCCAAAGTGCCGCTCTAGCCAACGAACAAAACAAAGCAAAGACCATAAATGCTGTTTAA
- a CDS encoding L,D-transpeptidase family protein — protein sequence MKKLLLALVFLSSVLGAKSLEQIYLDNGLEAVRDAIENNLQSKKHWQEILKGKELKYGYYPAPTFITVVDKTSKKLELLHYENDKLESRFSKKNIITGLMGDKLKEGDLKTPVGAYHITRHFKPSDQYYGPAAFSLSYPDLYDSLRKRDGGGIWIHGLPFDGDRIDAEKTRGCVAFDNDELVKYENIVGDKGGVVLINEEGIKEATNEQIAAIFAELFAWKHAWSVSDIKKYLAFYDKDFIRFDGQRYKAFAEMKTSIFNKKESKFINFSKFRIIPYPSVEKGSFFKVIFHEKYLTSSYKFEGEKTLFVRLDGDKMKILVEQ from the coding sequence ATGAAAAAACTACTTCTTGCGTTAGTATTTTTATCTAGCGTTTTGGGCGCAAAGAGCTTGGAACAAATTTATCTTGATAATGGCTTAGAAGCTGTGCGTGATGCTATAGAAAATAACTTGCAAAGCAAAAAGCACTGGCAAGAAATACTAAAAGGCAAAGAGCTAAAATACGGCTACTATCCAGCACCTACTTTTATCACAGTAGTGGATAAAACTAGCAAAAAGCTAGAACTACTACACTACGAAAACGACAAGTTAGAAAGTCGCTTTTCTAAAAAAAACATAATCACAGGTCTAATGGGTGATAAGCTAAAAGAAGGCGATCTAAAAACCCCAGTTGGTGCTTATCACATCACAAGACACTTTAAGCCAAGCGATCAGTATTATGGTCCAGCTGCTTTTTCTCTAAGCTATCCTGATTTATACGATAGCCTTAGAAAGCGTGATGGCGGCGGCATTTGGATACATGGACTTCCTTTTGATGGAGATCGCATAGATGCTGAAAAAACTCGTGGTTGCGTGGCATTTGACAATGACGAGCTGGTAAAATACGAGAATATCGTAGGCGATAAAGGCGGCGTGGTGCTAATCAATGAAGAAGGCATAAAAGAAGCTACAAACGAGCAGATTGCAGCTATTTTTGCCGAGCTTTTTGCGTGGAAGCATGCGTGGAGTGTAAGTGATATAAAAAAATACCTAGCTTTTTATGATAAGGACTTTATTCGCTTTGATGGGCAAAGATACAAAGCCTTTGCCGAGATGAAAACTAGCATTTTTAACAAAAAAGAAAGCAAATTTATAAACTTTTCTAAGTTTCGCATTATCCCTTATCCATCAGTAGAAAAAGGCTCATTTTTCAAAGTGATTTTTCATGAAAAATACCTTACTAGCTCTTATAAGTTTGAGGGCGAAAAAACCCTATTTGTCCGCCTTGATGGCGATAAAATGAAAATCTTAGTAGAGCAATAA
- a CDS encoding ATP-binding cassette domain-containing protein, whose translation MLELNCQKTFSKDFSLNADFIVPKGQICALYGASGAGKTSILRIIAGLERASGYCKKGAKIYFDKQCYLPPQERNVGFLFQDYALFENYDVLGNLLFAKKDKDRADFLLDLCGIYSKKHAKISTLSGGEKQRVALSRALMREPELLLLDEPFSALDSISKTQLSEYLLKAHESLKSTILLISHDKAEIYKLCALIIEVKNGKTQKIRSKADFFSSDTGILARILDILSPDEALVLIGELSQKINLKNANSFAKNDEIIINLSQASKV comes from the coding sequence ATGTTAGAGCTTAACTGCCAAAAAACTTTTAGCAAAGATTTTAGCTTAAATGCTGATTTCATCGTCCCAAAAGGACAGATTTGCGCTCTTTATGGAGCTAGTGGGGCTGGCAAAACTAGCATTTTGCGCATTATCGCTGGGCTTGAGAGAGCTAGTGGATATTGTAAAAAAGGCGCAAAAATTTACTTTGATAAGCAGTGTTATTTGCCCCCACAAGAGCGAAATGTAGGCTTTTTGTTCCAAGACTACGCTTTGTTTGAAAACTACGATGTTTTAGGCAATTTGCTCTTTGCAAAAAAAGACAAAGATAGGGCTGATTTTTTGCTAGATTTGTGCGGAATTTATAGTAAAAAACATGCTAAAATATCAACTCTCTCAGGTGGAGAAAAACAGCGTGTGGCACTCTCTCGCGCTCTTATGAGAGAGCCTGAACTGCTGCTTTTAGACGAGCCCTTTTCTGCGCTTGATAGCATTAGTAAAACCCAGCTTAGCGAGTATTTGCTAAAAGCGCATGAGAGCCTAAAAAGCACAATTTTGCTAATCAGCCACGATAAAGCCGAGATTTACAAGCTTTGTGCGCTCATAATCGAAGTAAAAAACGGCAAAACACAAAAAATACGCTCAAAGGCTGATTTTTTCAGCTCAGATACTGGAATTTTGGCTAGAATTCTAGATATTTTAAGCCCGGATGAAGCCTTGGTTTTAATAGGCGAACTAAGCCAAAAAATAAATCTAAAAAACGCAAATAGCTTTGCTAAAAATGATGAAATAATCATAAATCTAAGCCAAGCAAGCAAGGTGTAG